The genomic stretch CCAGCCAGGGCCCGCGCAACGCCGACCCGCTGCCGCTGCCCACCCGAGAGTTCGCGCGACGGGCGCGCCGCATACCCTGCCAGTCCGACGAGCTCCAGCATCTCGGCAACTCGGGCTGCCATGCGCGGCGCATCCCACCCGAGCAGCGAGGGCACGATTGCGACGTTCTCGCCCACGCTCATGTGTGGAAACAGGCCGACCTCCTGCAGCACGTAGCCGACGCGGCGACGCAGCTCGAACGCGTTCCAGTCGCGGGTCGGCCGCCCCTCGACGAGCACTTCGCCGCGATCGGGTCGAATCAGACCGTTGATCGTCTTGAGCAGCGTGCTCTTGCCGGAGCCGCTGCGGCCGACGAGGGCGACGGTCTCGCCCGCCGCCACCTCGAGCGAGGCGCCGCGCAACACTGCTCCCGCCCCGGCGCGCGTCACATGAACGTCGCGGAGCGCAATGGCCGGGCTCACGGACGCGACTGTATCGCAGGGACACGAACATTGATACCGCCCGGGAGCGGAGGACCGCCGATGCCGCGGCAGCCGTGCGGGAACGTTCCGGCCGGACTCGGCGTCGAACCTACTCAGGTGCTCATCGCGCATCTCTCCGACTCGCATCTCCGGGACGCCGCCGACCTCCGCGCCTTCGGGCGGCAGCTCGACCGCGTCGTCGCCGCCGCTCCCGATCACCTCGTGCTGTCTGGCGACCTCCTCGACCGATGGAATCCACGGCTGCTGGCGAGCGCGCTCGATGCGCTTGCGGCCCGTTCGCTGCTCGACCCGTCGCGCGTGACGATCATCCACGGCAATCACGACCTGCAGTCGAGCGGCGGCCATCCCCGCAGCCGCCGCGACCTGCCGCGCCTGGTGCTGCGCGCCTGGGACCTGCCGCCGGTCGTCGCGGCGCGCCGCCGCCGGTTCTACGAGGCCATCGCACGCCGTGCGTCCGGCGTGGCGCACCAGGCGCCGTTCGCAAAGGATCTCGGCGCGTTCAGCCTGGCCGCCATCGACACGATCCCCCTGCCGTGGACGCCGATCCGGATCAGGGACGGCCGCGTGCAGACCCGGCTCAGCGCCGGCTGCGTACGCGACAGTCAGCTGGCGTGGCTGAGACACGGGCTGCCGCCCGACAAGCCCTCGGTGCTCGTCCTGCACCACTATCCGCTCGCGGTGCCGTCATTCCGTTGGGGACGCCGCGTCGAGGTCGTGATGGAGATTCCCGAACGTGATCGGCGGAAGCTGTGGGCTGCGGCGCGCGCTGCCGGCGTTCGCCTCGTGCTCTGCGGCCACGTGCACCGCGCCCGCCTCGACTGGCACGAGGGGATCGCGGTCGGCCTCCAGGGTCAGAGCGGAGCCGGATGGGCGGGCAATTCGATCGGCTGGTACGAGGTACGGGGAGCCGACGTCCGCATGCGTCTCGAGCGCACCGCGTAAACGCGGCATCGTTCCCGACCGTCAGGTCCGGCGCGGCGCTACCAGCGATACAGAATGCCGCCCGACGCACGCGGCTGAATACGACGGCTCTCGTCGAACGACAGGCTCTTCTCGCGCGCCGAGACGCCGCCATCGCCGCGCAGCGCAAAATGTCGATTCAGCCGATACTTCACGCCGGCACCGCCGTGCAGCTCTCCGCCGGTTACCAGTATCGCGTTGTCCTCGTCGAGCTGCCGCAACCATCCGGCGCCGCCGAACACGAACGGTGTGAGCCGTGCGGCGCCGAAGTGATACAGCACCGATCCGCCGGCGACGAGCAACTTCGATCGGGACTCGGCCGTGTCGCCCGTCGCCTGCTCGAAGTCCCCCGAAATCGCCGTCGTCAGCACCGGCCGCGAATAGTCGGCCGTCGCTTCGATCTCGAAATGTCTGGTCAGATACAGGCCGGCGCTCGCGGTCATCGCCAGCGCCGCCTCGACGCGCGAAGTTGTCGAAAACAGCGTGAGCGGGCTGGATCCGGTCGCGGGGTTGCGGGTCAGCTGCGCGTCGGCCCCTCCGGCGTCGAACCCGCCGCTCCACGACACGCCGAACCCGAACTCGATCCGCGACTGCGCCAGCACCGGGGCCGCGACGCACAAACACAACAGCGCCGCGATCCCCGACCTGACGATCACTTGGACGTCACCTTCACCTCGATGGATGGCGCGGTGCCGCCGCGCGGCACGGCGACCAGCCGGCCGTAGATCGCCGGAATGAAATCAATGTCCACACCCCCTGGATCCATGAAGCTCGACACGTCGGCGTCATCGAGCGGTTCCGCCCGGACGATGTGCAGGCCCGGATCGAGGCCGGCGATGGTGAAGGAGCCGTCGGCGGCGAGCGTGAACCCCCCGATCAACTTTCCGGTCGACGGGTTGAAGGCGACGACGTGCGCGCCGAGCACGCCGGCGCCATTCTTGGTCACGCGCCCCGTGATGCTGCCCGTCGAGGCGCGATGGTGATCGTTGCCGTAGATGTCGGACAGGCCGGCCACGTCGTCGGCGTGCAGCGTGCGATTGAGACCGCCGGCCGAAAACGCGATCGGAAACATCACCGCCCCGGTCGCGATGACGCGGCGGCCGCCGGCGGCGAGTTCCGTCTCGCCCAGCGCCGAGTGGCCGAGGCCGAGCAGGTGTCCGAGCTCGTGCAGCGCGATCGACTCGACGTCCTGCCGGCCGGCCTCGCCACTGTCGGAGGCCGACCACGGAAAGATCGAGTTCAGGAAGATGTCGGCCTCGATCAGCTCGCCGCTGACCGCGTCGACGGTGAACGAGGTCGATCCGAGAACGCGATCCTGATCCGGACGGTCCTGAAAGCCGATCACCGTCATGCCGTCGCCCGACAGCGGCGCCGTCTGCGTGAAGCCGACGAATTGTGACGAGACGTTCACGTCGCTCACCGCCGCCCACGAGGCGAGCGCGTGCGAGACCGCCTGTTGCAGCTGCGGC from Vicinamibacterales bacterium encodes the following:
- a CDS encoding ATP-binding cassette domain-containing protein, which encodes MSPAIALRDVHVTRAGAGAVLRGASLEVAAGETVALVGRSGSGKSTLLKTINGLIRPDRGEVLVEGRPTRDWNAFELRRRVGYVLQEVGLFPHMSVGENVAIVPSLLGWDAPRMAARVAEMLELVGLAGYAARPSRELSGGQRQRVGVARALAGKPAILLMDEPFGALDPVTRSELHREFRRIQSQLGTTVVLVTHDMAEAFALAARVGVLADGVIAQLDTPKALLGSTDARVRPLLEPLLETRSLLS
- a CDS encoding metallophosphoesterase gives rise to the protein MPRQPCGNVPAGLGVEPTQVLIAHLSDSHLRDAADLRAFGRQLDRVVAAAPDHLVLSGDLLDRWNPRLLASALDALAARSLLDPSRVTIIHGNHDLQSSGGHPRSRRDLPRLVLRAWDLPPVVAARRRRFYEAIARRASGVAHQAPFAKDLGAFSLAAIDTIPLPWTPIRIRDGRVQTRLSAGCVRDSQLAWLRHGLPPDKPSVLVLHHYPLAVPSFRWGRRVEVVMEIPERDRRKLWAAARAAGVRLVLCGHVHRARLDWHEGIAVGLQGQSGAGWAGNSIGWYEVRGADVRMRLERTA
- a CDS encoding outer membrane beta-barrel protein; the protein is MIVRSGIAALLCLCVAAPVLAQSRIEFGFGVSWSGGFDAGGADAQLTRNPATGSSPLTLFSTTSRVEAALAMTASAGLYLTRHFEIEATADYSRPVLTTAISGDFEQATGDTAESRSKLLVAGGSVLYHFGAARLTPFVFGGAGWLRQLDEDNAILVTGGELHGGAGVKYRLNRHFALRGDGGVSAREKSLSFDESRRIQPRASGGILYRW
- a CDS encoding carboxypeptidase-like regulatory domain-containing protein — protein: MSRVWKAAVLAAILAMPAALEAYLKLGIMAGSTLISLHWSGFPVRYFVTNRDIDGVSAPQLQQAVSHALASWAAVSDVNVSSQFVGFTQTAPLSGDGMTVIGFQDRPDQDRVLGSTSFTVDAVSGELIEADIFLNSIFPWSASDSGEAGRQDVESIALHELGHLLGLGHSALGETELAAGGRRVIATGAVMFPIAFSAGGLNRTLHADDVAGLSDIYGNDHHRASTGSITGRVTKNGAGVLGAHVVAFNPSTGKLIGGFTLAADGSFTIAGLDPGLHIVRAEPLDDADVSSFMDPGGVDIDFIPAIYGRLVAVPRGGTAPSIEVKVTSK